The following proteins come from a genomic window of Gimesia chilikensis:
- a CDS encoding pyridoxamine 5'-phosphate oxidase family protein — translation MTRQFDFNPAKVHTILNETWRHLNYAVETETHPWRLGTLATISDNRPRVRTVVLRAVEIEQRQVICYTDQRSDKVQELEDNPWIEWVAYDPVTRVQIRLRGRAEVHTQNDQAARHWEASSPEHRRGYITVSAPGTQAETASPNLPDYLFDRLPNDEEAQLGYENFAVIVCQIEHIDWLELRRNGHLAARFLWTDKWEGHWKYA, via the coding sequence ATGACCAGGCAATTTGATTTTAATCCGGCCAAAGTCCATACGATTCTCAACGAGACCTGGCGGCACCTGAACTACGCGGTCGAAACGGAAACGCATCCCTGGCGGCTGGGCACACTGGCCACGATTTCAGACAATCGTCCCCGCGTGCGTACCGTGGTCCTGAGAGCCGTGGAAATCGAGCAGCGACAGGTGATCTGCTACACCGATCAGCGTTCAGACAAGGTCCAGGAGCTTGAGGATAATCCCTGGATTGAGTGGGTGGCCTATGATCCGGTCACGCGGGTGCAGATCCGTCTGCGCGGCCGGGCTGAAGTGCATACCCAAAATGATCAGGCTGCCCGGCACTGGGAGGCCAGCAGTCCCGAGCACCGTCGCGGTTATATCACCGTTTCTGCTCCGGGAACGCAGGCCGAAACCGCTTCGCCCAATCTGCCCGACTACCTGTTTGACCGGCTGCCCAATGATGAAGAGGCCCAACTGGGTTACGAAAATTTCGCGGTAATCGTCTGCCAGATTGAACACATCGACTGGCTGGAACTCCGCCGCAACGGCCATCTCGCCGCCCGGTTCCTCTGGACCGACAAATGGGAAGGCCA